One region of Pygocentrus nattereri isolate fPygNat1 chromosome 14, fPygNat1.pri, whole genome shotgun sequence genomic DNA includes:
- the ciita gene encoding MHC class II transactivator isoform X2 translates to MVPFQEVLFEVRKVLQDAHPDLLPAFLCQLLEAQVFSAQYFQSLFQCVDPDLGDLTDVEDLARRLALPIWQKWDVSKEILFSALGDTEESQPDISAVNEDPIALDPQLLELIPESLLQDLISCDFPTDLDLDALCAELKEDHDQGEAAECPAPASTESEKEKRPRRKRPGERAPRKVPRLKRRKTAPLCTESPHLKDKSHVSDVSPPLLPQLVHVPLTIATALNSASLLPSSGAPALQIIQTINHLSPTVINSLVPVGPTYVLVSPQSVRPVPQLVPLSPADGAVAPAELSRTIIPMSSLSDSTSRSQPPSPVTPISPTKDKTTQEDSPPTTPQCPVIPERVEDYIQQLKSHLRETCSLMQGGLKMDSHYIDTQLVQRKLVIRTGKNANKCLEKELVVLLDSERKKATVDRSHVFQNCGPKPKRLITVLGKAGTGKSTLIQRLALDWAAGSLPQFQFVFLVNCKVLNLTSPNYSFKTLLFGLSTTPGCDEAVSEAVFKHVLSNPDKVLLVFDSFDDIGDLEGLLQSFATSVTDSGYSVRQLFSGLFQKKILSGCTLLIASRPKDVLNQLLRKVDSILELCSFSPKDVELYTSNYFADASKQESVLRKIQSQKYIFSLCSNPLLCQFTCFLMEHQDSDGYTLPSTLTDLCQRVLDQHLELTAKEQGSKQDITELCNLAWEGFKTYSSLLSQDQEIFKELLDCGINCEILTSHTVCEESGKSQVTYFASLFMQNLLGALLLVQSKDVNDRMLVAQTVLHHRKRKVLGEWQDVLQRFVIGSLYQKATPHCCGIPQNSSDAQAKRKAVEAHLKNLNPGELIPSRLLELFHCIYEASNAKLAKLLVKNLPDILSFCGAHLTMTDVYVVWHLLQHAKGLKRTFSIDMQDTCVPLSGLKELVALDCVTSFRAPTMDTIDLWEDLHRSSDELSLKNAIEKFTIDPFKASQVGHIENLVLLVQIHREKKLPMSDAEAALEDGIPAVRHLHKLDYELGQQNGPGAFHKLTGILPALQSLQHLDLENNKIGDREAEELAGVLHSLSSLKMLNLSQNCIGDAGVEKLAQALSAASSLQSLSLYGNLIADSGAENLASVLPAMKSLLDLDVKYNKFTDVGAKKLSAALKSSPSMKSLQMWNNCIPLGVFDHLRLQDPRIRAL, encoded by the exons ATGGTGCCCTTCCAGGAGGTCCTGTTTGAGGTCCGGAAGGTTCTCCAGGATGCTCACCCTGACCTCCTGCCTGCTTTCCTCTGCCAGCTTCTGGAAGCCCAGGTGTTTTCAGCTCAGTATTTCCAGTCTCTCTTCCAGTGTGTGGACCCTGACCTGGGTGACCTGACAGATGTGGAAGACTTGGCCAGAAGACTTGCTCTTCCCATTTGGCAGAAATGGGACGTTAGCAAGGAAATCCTCTTCTCTGCGCTTGGGGATACAGAAGAATCCCAGCCAGACATCAGTG CTGTAAATGAGGACCCGATTGCCCTTGATCCACAACTCCTGGAGCTGATACCAG AGTCGCTGCTCCAGGATCTGATCAGCTGTGATTTCCCCACGGATTTAGATTTAG ATGCTTTGTGTGCTGAGCTGAAAGAGGATCATGACCAGG GTGAAGCAGCTGAGTGTCCTGCACCGGCTAGTACGGAGagtgaaaaggagaaaaggCCTAGGAGGAAGCGACCAG GAGAAAGAGCACCGAGGAAAGTGCCGCGCCTCAAACGCCGTAAAACAG CCCCACTCTGCACCGAAAGTCCACATCTGAAGGACAAGTCCCATGTGAGTGATGTGAGCCCACCCCTGCTGCCCCAGCTTGTGCATGTTCCCCTCACCATCGCCACTGCACTCAACAGCGCCTCtctgctgccctctagtg GTGCGCCAGCGCTGCAGATCATACAGACCATTAATCATCTCTCTCCCACTGTGATTAACAGTCTAGTCCCGGTTGGGCCCACCTACGTCCTGG TCTCGCCGCAGTCTGTACGTCCGGTGCCTCAACTCGTTCCTCTTTCCCCAG CTGATGGTGCAGTGGCCCCTGCCGAGCTCAGCAGGACCATCATCCCCATGAGCTCCTTATCGGACAGCACAAGCAGGAGTCAGCCGCCGTCACCCGTCACCCCCATCTCACCCACAAAAG ACAAAACAACGCAGGAGGACTCTCCCCCGACAACCCCTCAGTGTCCAGTCATACCAG AACGAGTTGAGGACTACATTCAGCAGCTGAAATCTCATCTAAGAGAAACTTGTAGCCTGATGCAGGGAGGCCTGAAGATGGACTCTCACTACATAGACACTCAGCTGGTGCAGAGGAAGCTTGTAATCCGGACTGGTAAGAATGCGAACAAGTGCCTGGAGAAAGAGCTTGTGGTGCTCCTTGACTCTGAACGAAAGAAAGCCACAGTGGACAGGAGCCACGTCTTCCAGAACTGTGGACCCAAACCCAAACGTTTGATCACCGTCCTCGGAAAGGCCGGGACGGGGAAGAGCACGTTAATCCAACGTTTGGCTTTGGACTGGGCCGCCGGCAGCCTTCCGCAattccagtttgtttttttggtgaaCTGCAAGGTTTTAAACCTGACCAGTCCGAATTACAGCTTTAAGACTTTGCTGTTTGGTCTGTCCACCACCCCCGGCTGTGACGAAGCTGTGTCAGAAGCTGTTTTCAAACATGTGCTCTCCAATCCAGATAAGGTTCTCCTGGTATTTGATAGCTTTGATGACATCGGAGACCTCGAAGGTCTCCTTCAGTCCTTTGCTACCTCGGTCACggacagtggctacagtgtaaGGCAGCTGTTTTCTGGGCTTTTCCAGAAAAAGATTCTGTCAGGGTGCACTCTCTTGATCGCCAGCAGGCCCAAAGACGTTCTGAACCAGCTGCTGCGCAAAGTGGACAGCATTCTGGAGCTCTGCAGCTTCTCGCCCAAGGATGTAGAATTGTACACCTCAAACTATTTCGCAGATGCCTCAAAGCAGGAGAGCGTGCTGAGGAAGATCCAGAGTCAAAAGTACATCTTCAGCTTGTGCTCCAACCCTTTACTCTGTCAGTTTACATGCTTCCTCATGGAGCACCAAGACTCCGACGGTTACACATTGCCATCGACTCTAACGGATTTGTGCCAGAGAGTCCTCGACCAGCATCTAGAGCTGACAGCTAAAGAGCAGGGATCCAAACAGGACATCACGGAACTGTGTAACTTGGCATGGGAGGGTTTCAAGACTTACAGCTCCCTTTTAAGCCAAGATCAAGAGATTTTCAAGGAGTTGTTGGACTGTGGGATTAATTGTGAGATACTCACTTCCCATACGGTATGTGAGGAATCTGGCAAGAGCCAGGTCACTTACTTTGCCAGTCTTTTCATGCAGAACCTCCTTGGCGCTCTGCTTTTGGTTCAGTCCAAAGACGTGAACGACAGGATGTTAGTGGCCCAGACGGTGCTCCACCACCGGAAGAGGAAGGTGCTTGGAGAATGGCAGGACGTCCTGCAGAGGTTTGTTATCGGGTCGCTTTACCAAAAAGCAACACCTCACTGCTGCGGTATTCCGCAGAACTCCTCGGACGCCCAGGCCAAAAGGAAAGCCGTAGAGGCCCACCTGAAAAACCTCAATCCAGGCGAGTTGATTCCCAGCAGGTTGCTGGAACTTTTCCACTGTATCTATGAGGCCAGCAACGCCAAGCTTGCCAAACTCCTGGTGAAGAACCTCCCTGACATCCTGTCGTTTTGTGGGGCTCATCTCACAATGACGGATGTCTACGTTGTCTGGCACCTCCTTCAGCACGCCAAGGGGCTCAAGCGAACGTTCTCCATTGACATGCAGGACACGTGTGTTCCCCTCAGTGGTCTCAAGGAGCTGGTGGCGTTGGACTGCGTCACGTCATTCCG GGCACCTACAATGGATACCATTGACCTGTGGGAGGACTTGCATCGCAGCAGTGATGAGCTGAGCTTGAAAAATGCCATTGAAAAGTTCACCATAGACCCATTTAAGGCCTCACAAGTGGGTCACATAGAGAACCTGGTCCTCCTTGTCCAGATCCACAGAGAGAAGAAGCTGCCGATGAG CGATGCTGAGGCAGCTCTGGAGGACGGAATCCCTGCAGTGAGGCATCTTCACAAACTGGATTATGA GCTCGGCCAGCAGAACGGACCCGGGGCTTTTCACAAACTCACTGGGATCTTACCTGCTCTCCAGTCTCTTCAGCACCTAGA TCTGGAGAATAATAAAATCGGAGACCGTGAAGCTGAAGAGCTGGCGGGTGTCCTTCACTCTCTGTCGTCTCTGAAGATGCTGAA TCTGTCTCAGAACTGTATTGGAGACGCCGGAGTGGAGAAACTGGCCCAGGCTCTGTCAGCGGCCTCCTCACTGCAGAGTCTCAG CCTCTACGGGAATCTGATCGCGGACAGCGGAGCTGAAAACCTGGCCTCCGTTCTACCAGCCATGAAGTCCCTGCTGGATCTGGA CGTCAAGTACAACAAGTTCACAGACGTTGGCGCCAAGAAGCTCAGCGCGGCCTTAAAAAGCTCCCCGAGCATGAAGTCCCTTCA AATGTGGAACAACTGCATCCCTCTTGGGGTTTTCGATCATCTCCGGCTTCAGGACCCCAGGATCAGAGCTCTGTAA
- the ciita gene encoding MHC class II transactivator isoform X3, with product MVPFQEVLFEVRKVLQDAHPDLLPAFLCQLLEAQVFSAQYFQSLFQCVDPDLGDLTDVEDLARRLALPIWQKWDVSKEILFSALGDTEESQPDISAVNEDPIALDPQLLELIPESLLQDLISCDFPTDLDLDALCAELKEDHDQGEAAECPAPASTESEKEKRPRRKRPAGERAPRKVPRLKRRKTGAPALQIIQTINHLSPTVINSLVPVGPTYVLVSPQSVRPVPQLVPLSPADGAVAPAELSRTIIPMSSLSDSTSRSQPPSPVTPISPTKDKTTQEDSPPTTPQCPVIPERVEDYIQQLKSHLRETCSLMQGGLKMDSHYIDTQLVQRKLVIRTGKNANKCLEKELVVLLDSERKKATVDRSHVFQNCGPKPKRLITVLGKAGTGKSTLIQRLALDWAAGSLPQFQFVFLVNCKVLNLTSPNYSFKTLLFGLSTTPGCDEAVSEAVFKHVLSNPDKVLLVFDSFDDIGDLEGLLQSFATSVTDSGYSVRQLFSGLFQKKILSGCTLLIASRPKDVLNQLLRKVDSILELCSFSPKDVELYTSNYFADASKQESVLRKIQSQKYIFSLCSNPLLCQFTCFLMEHQDSDGYTLPSTLTDLCQRVLDQHLELTAKEQGSKQDITELCNLAWEGFKTYSSLLSQDQEIFKELLDCGINCEILTSHTVCEESGKSQVTYFASLFMQNLLGALLLVQSKDVNDRMLVAQTVLHHRKRKVLGEWQDVLQRFVIGSLYQKATPHCCGIPQNSSDAQAKRKAVEAHLKNLNPGELIPSRLLELFHCIYEASNAKLAKLLVKNLPDILSFCGAHLTMTDVYVVWHLLQHAKGLKRTFSIDMQDTCVPLSGLKELVALDCVTSFRAPTMDTIDLWEDLHRSSDELSLKNAIEKFTIDPFKASQVGHIENLVLLVQIHREKKLPMSDAEAALEDGIPAVRHLHKLDYELGQQNGPGAFHKLTGILPALQSLQHLDLENNKIGDREAEELAGVLHSLSSLKMLNLSQNCIGDAGVEKLAQALSAASSLQSLSLYGNLIADSGAENLASVLPAMKSLLDLDVKYNKFTDVGAKKLSAALKSSPSMKSLQMWNNCIPLGVFDHLRLQDPRIRAL from the exons ATGGTGCCCTTCCAGGAGGTCCTGTTTGAGGTCCGGAAGGTTCTCCAGGATGCTCACCCTGACCTCCTGCCTGCTTTCCTCTGCCAGCTTCTGGAAGCCCAGGTGTTTTCAGCTCAGTATTTCCAGTCTCTCTTCCAGTGTGTGGACCCTGACCTGGGTGACCTGACAGATGTGGAAGACTTGGCCAGAAGACTTGCTCTTCCCATTTGGCAGAAATGGGACGTTAGCAAGGAAATCCTCTTCTCTGCGCTTGGGGATACAGAAGAATCCCAGCCAGACATCAGTG CTGTAAATGAGGACCCGATTGCCCTTGATCCACAACTCCTGGAGCTGATACCAG AGTCGCTGCTCCAGGATCTGATCAGCTGTGATTTCCCCACGGATTTAGATTTAG ATGCTTTGTGTGCTGAGCTGAAAGAGGATCATGACCAGG GTGAAGCAGCTGAGTGTCCTGCACCGGCTAGTACGGAGagtgaaaaggagaaaaggCCTAGGAGGAAGCGACCAG CAGGAGAAAGAGCACCGAGGAAAGTGCCGCGCCTCAAACGCCGTAAAACAG GTGCGCCAGCGCTGCAGATCATACAGACCATTAATCATCTCTCTCCCACTGTGATTAACAGTCTAGTCCCGGTTGGGCCCACCTACGTCCTGG TCTCGCCGCAGTCTGTACGTCCGGTGCCTCAACTCGTTCCTCTTTCCCCAG CTGATGGTGCAGTGGCCCCTGCCGAGCTCAGCAGGACCATCATCCCCATGAGCTCCTTATCGGACAGCACAAGCAGGAGTCAGCCGCCGTCACCCGTCACCCCCATCTCACCCACAAAAG ACAAAACAACGCAGGAGGACTCTCCCCCGACAACCCCTCAGTGTCCAGTCATACCAG AACGAGTTGAGGACTACATTCAGCAGCTGAAATCTCATCTAAGAGAAACTTGTAGCCTGATGCAGGGAGGCCTGAAGATGGACTCTCACTACATAGACACTCAGCTGGTGCAGAGGAAGCTTGTAATCCGGACTGGTAAGAATGCGAACAAGTGCCTGGAGAAAGAGCTTGTGGTGCTCCTTGACTCTGAACGAAAGAAAGCCACAGTGGACAGGAGCCACGTCTTCCAGAACTGTGGACCCAAACCCAAACGTTTGATCACCGTCCTCGGAAAGGCCGGGACGGGGAAGAGCACGTTAATCCAACGTTTGGCTTTGGACTGGGCCGCCGGCAGCCTTCCGCAattccagtttgtttttttggtgaaCTGCAAGGTTTTAAACCTGACCAGTCCGAATTACAGCTTTAAGACTTTGCTGTTTGGTCTGTCCACCACCCCCGGCTGTGACGAAGCTGTGTCAGAAGCTGTTTTCAAACATGTGCTCTCCAATCCAGATAAGGTTCTCCTGGTATTTGATAGCTTTGATGACATCGGAGACCTCGAAGGTCTCCTTCAGTCCTTTGCTACCTCGGTCACggacagtggctacagtgtaaGGCAGCTGTTTTCTGGGCTTTTCCAGAAAAAGATTCTGTCAGGGTGCACTCTCTTGATCGCCAGCAGGCCCAAAGACGTTCTGAACCAGCTGCTGCGCAAAGTGGACAGCATTCTGGAGCTCTGCAGCTTCTCGCCCAAGGATGTAGAATTGTACACCTCAAACTATTTCGCAGATGCCTCAAAGCAGGAGAGCGTGCTGAGGAAGATCCAGAGTCAAAAGTACATCTTCAGCTTGTGCTCCAACCCTTTACTCTGTCAGTTTACATGCTTCCTCATGGAGCACCAAGACTCCGACGGTTACACATTGCCATCGACTCTAACGGATTTGTGCCAGAGAGTCCTCGACCAGCATCTAGAGCTGACAGCTAAAGAGCAGGGATCCAAACAGGACATCACGGAACTGTGTAACTTGGCATGGGAGGGTTTCAAGACTTACAGCTCCCTTTTAAGCCAAGATCAAGAGATTTTCAAGGAGTTGTTGGACTGTGGGATTAATTGTGAGATACTCACTTCCCATACGGTATGTGAGGAATCTGGCAAGAGCCAGGTCACTTACTTTGCCAGTCTTTTCATGCAGAACCTCCTTGGCGCTCTGCTTTTGGTTCAGTCCAAAGACGTGAACGACAGGATGTTAGTGGCCCAGACGGTGCTCCACCACCGGAAGAGGAAGGTGCTTGGAGAATGGCAGGACGTCCTGCAGAGGTTTGTTATCGGGTCGCTTTACCAAAAAGCAACACCTCACTGCTGCGGTATTCCGCAGAACTCCTCGGACGCCCAGGCCAAAAGGAAAGCCGTAGAGGCCCACCTGAAAAACCTCAATCCAGGCGAGTTGATTCCCAGCAGGTTGCTGGAACTTTTCCACTGTATCTATGAGGCCAGCAACGCCAAGCTTGCCAAACTCCTGGTGAAGAACCTCCCTGACATCCTGTCGTTTTGTGGGGCTCATCTCACAATGACGGATGTCTACGTTGTCTGGCACCTCCTTCAGCACGCCAAGGGGCTCAAGCGAACGTTCTCCATTGACATGCAGGACACGTGTGTTCCCCTCAGTGGTCTCAAGGAGCTGGTGGCGTTGGACTGCGTCACGTCATTCCG GGCACCTACAATGGATACCATTGACCTGTGGGAGGACTTGCATCGCAGCAGTGATGAGCTGAGCTTGAAAAATGCCATTGAAAAGTTCACCATAGACCCATTTAAGGCCTCACAAGTGGGTCACATAGAGAACCTGGTCCTCCTTGTCCAGATCCACAGAGAGAAGAAGCTGCCGATGAG CGATGCTGAGGCAGCTCTGGAGGACGGAATCCCTGCAGTGAGGCATCTTCACAAACTGGATTATGA GCTCGGCCAGCAGAACGGACCCGGGGCTTTTCACAAACTCACTGGGATCTTACCTGCTCTCCAGTCTCTTCAGCACCTAGA TCTGGAGAATAATAAAATCGGAGACCGTGAAGCTGAAGAGCTGGCGGGTGTCCTTCACTCTCTGTCGTCTCTGAAGATGCTGAA TCTGTCTCAGAACTGTATTGGAGACGCCGGAGTGGAGAAACTGGCCCAGGCTCTGTCAGCGGCCTCCTCACTGCAGAGTCTCAG CCTCTACGGGAATCTGATCGCGGACAGCGGAGCTGAAAACCTGGCCTCCGTTCTACCAGCCATGAAGTCCCTGCTGGATCTGGA CGTCAAGTACAACAAGTTCACAGACGTTGGCGCCAAGAAGCTCAGCGCGGCCTTAAAAAGCTCCCCGAGCATGAAGTCCCTTCA AATGTGGAACAACTGCATCCCTCTTGGGGTTTTCGATCATCTCCGGCTTCAGGACCCCAGGATCAGAGCTCTGTAA
- the ciita gene encoding MHC class II transactivator isoform X1 — protein MVPFQEVLFEVRKVLQDAHPDLLPAFLCQLLEAQVFSAQYFQSLFQCVDPDLGDLTDVEDLARRLALPIWQKWDVSKEILFSALGDTEESQPDISAVNEDPIALDPQLLELIPESLLQDLISCDFPTDLDLDALCAELKEDHDQGEAAECPAPASTESEKEKRPRRKRPAGERAPRKVPRLKRRKTAPLCTESPHLKDKSHVSDVSPPLLPQLVHVPLTIATALNSASLLPSSGAPALQIIQTINHLSPTVINSLVPVGPTYVLVSPQSVRPVPQLVPLSPADGAVAPAELSRTIIPMSSLSDSTSRSQPPSPVTPISPTKDKTTQEDSPPTTPQCPVIPERVEDYIQQLKSHLRETCSLMQGGLKMDSHYIDTQLVQRKLVIRTGKNANKCLEKELVVLLDSERKKATVDRSHVFQNCGPKPKRLITVLGKAGTGKSTLIQRLALDWAAGSLPQFQFVFLVNCKVLNLTSPNYSFKTLLFGLSTTPGCDEAVSEAVFKHVLSNPDKVLLVFDSFDDIGDLEGLLQSFATSVTDSGYSVRQLFSGLFQKKILSGCTLLIASRPKDVLNQLLRKVDSILELCSFSPKDVELYTSNYFADASKQESVLRKIQSQKYIFSLCSNPLLCQFTCFLMEHQDSDGYTLPSTLTDLCQRVLDQHLELTAKEQGSKQDITELCNLAWEGFKTYSSLLSQDQEIFKELLDCGINCEILTSHTVCEESGKSQVTYFASLFMQNLLGALLLVQSKDVNDRMLVAQTVLHHRKRKVLGEWQDVLQRFVIGSLYQKATPHCCGIPQNSSDAQAKRKAVEAHLKNLNPGELIPSRLLELFHCIYEASNAKLAKLLVKNLPDILSFCGAHLTMTDVYVVWHLLQHAKGLKRTFSIDMQDTCVPLSGLKELVALDCVTSFRAPTMDTIDLWEDLHRSSDELSLKNAIEKFTIDPFKASQVGHIENLVLLVQIHREKKLPMSDAEAALEDGIPAVRHLHKLDYELGQQNGPGAFHKLTGILPALQSLQHLDLENNKIGDREAEELAGVLHSLSSLKMLNLSQNCIGDAGVEKLAQALSAASSLQSLSLYGNLIADSGAENLASVLPAMKSLLDLDVKYNKFTDVGAKKLSAALKSSPSMKSLQMWNNCIPLGVFDHLRLQDPRIRAL, from the exons ATGGTGCCCTTCCAGGAGGTCCTGTTTGAGGTCCGGAAGGTTCTCCAGGATGCTCACCCTGACCTCCTGCCTGCTTTCCTCTGCCAGCTTCTGGAAGCCCAGGTGTTTTCAGCTCAGTATTTCCAGTCTCTCTTCCAGTGTGTGGACCCTGACCTGGGTGACCTGACAGATGTGGAAGACTTGGCCAGAAGACTTGCTCTTCCCATTTGGCAGAAATGGGACGTTAGCAAGGAAATCCTCTTCTCTGCGCTTGGGGATACAGAAGAATCCCAGCCAGACATCAGTG CTGTAAATGAGGACCCGATTGCCCTTGATCCACAACTCCTGGAGCTGATACCAG AGTCGCTGCTCCAGGATCTGATCAGCTGTGATTTCCCCACGGATTTAGATTTAG ATGCTTTGTGTGCTGAGCTGAAAGAGGATCATGACCAGG GTGAAGCAGCTGAGTGTCCTGCACCGGCTAGTACGGAGagtgaaaaggagaaaaggCCTAGGAGGAAGCGACCAG CAGGAGAAAGAGCACCGAGGAAAGTGCCGCGCCTCAAACGCCGTAAAACAG CCCCACTCTGCACCGAAAGTCCACATCTGAAGGACAAGTCCCATGTGAGTGATGTGAGCCCACCCCTGCTGCCCCAGCTTGTGCATGTTCCCCTCACCATCGCCACTGCACTCAACAGCGCCTCtctgctgccctctagtg GTGCGCCAGCGCTGCAGATCATACAGACCATTAATCATCTCTCTCCCACTGTGATTAACAGTCTAGTCCCGGTTGGGCCCACCTACGTCCTGG TCTCGCCGCAGTCTGTACGTCCGGTGCCTCAACTCGTTCCTCTTTCCCCAG CTGATGGTGCAGTGGCCCCTGCCGAGCTCAGCAGGACCATCATCCCCATGAGCTCCTTATCGGACAGCACAAGCAGGAGTCAGCCGCCGTCACCCGTCACCCCCATCTCACCCACAAAAG ACAAAACAACGCAGGAGGACTCTCCCCCGACAACCCCTCAGTGTCCAGTCATACCAG AACGAGTTGAGGACTACATTCAGCAGCTGAAATCTCATCTAAGAGAAACTTGTAGCCTGATGCAGGGAGGCCTGAAGATGGACTCTCACTACATAGACACTCAGCTGGTGCAGAGGAAGCTTGTAATCCGGACTGGTAAGAATGCGAACAAGTGCCTGGAGAAAGAGCTTGTGGTGCTCCTTGACTCTGAACGAAAGAAAGCCACAGTGGACAGGAGCCACGTCTTCCAGAACTGTGGACCCAAACCCAAACGTTTGATCACCGTCCTCGGAAAGGCCGGGACGGGGAAGAGCACGTTAATCCAACGTTTGGCTTTGGACTGGGCCGCCGGCAGCCTTCCGCAattccagtttgtttttttggtgaaCTGCAAGGTTTTAAACCTGACCAGTCCGAATTACAGCTTTAAGACTTTGCTGTTTGGTCTGTCCACCACCCCCGGCTGTGACGAAGCTGTGTCAGAAGCTGTTTTCAAACATGTGCTCTCCAATCCAGATAAGGTTCTCCTGGTATTTGATAGCTTTGATGACATCGGAGACCTCGAAGGTCTCCTTCAGTCCTTTGCTACCTCGGTCACggacagtggctacagtgtaaGGCAGCTGTTTTCTGGGCTTTTCCAGAAAAAGATTCTGTCAGGGTGCACTCTCTTGATCGCCAGCAGGCCCAAAGACGTTCTGAACCAGCTGCTGCGCAAAGTGGACAGCATTCTGGAGCTCTGCAGCTTCTCGCCCAAGGATGTAGAATTGTACACCTCAAACTATTTCGCAGATGCCTCAAAGCAGGAGAGCGTGCTGAGGAAGATCCAGAGTCAAAAGTACATCTTCAGCTTGTGCTCCAACCCTTTACTCTGTCAGTTTACATGCTTCCTCATGGAGCACCAAGACTCCGACGGTTACACATTGCCATCGACTCTAACGGATTTGTGCCAGAGAGTCCTCGACCAGCATCTAGAGCTGACAGCTAAAGAGCAGGGATCCAAACAGGACATCACGGAACTGTGTAACTTGGCATGGGAGGGTTTCAAGACTTACAGCTCCCTTTTAAGCCAAGATCAAGAGATTTTCAAGGAGTTGTTGGACTGTGGGATTAATTGTGAGATACTCACTTCCCATACGGTATGTGAGGAATCTGGCAAGAGCCAGGTCACTTACTTTGCCAGTCTTTTCATGCAGAACCTCCTTGGCGCTCTGCTTTTGGTTCAGTCCAAAGACGTGAACGACAGGATGTTAGTGGCCCAGACGGTGCTCCACCACCGGAAGAGGAAGGTGCTTGGAGAATGGCAGGACGTCCTGCAGAGGTTTGTTATCGGGTCGCTTTACCAAAAAGCAACACCTCACTGCTGCGGTATTCCGCAGAACTCCTCGGACGCCCAGGCCAAAAGGAAAGCCGTAGAGGCCCACCTGAAAAACCTCAATCCAGGCGAGTTGATTCCCAGCAGGTTGCTGGAACTTTTCCACTGTATCTATGAGGCCAGCAACGCCAAGCTTGCCAAACTCCTGGTGAAGAACCTCCCTGACATCCTGTCGTTTTGTGGGGCTCATCTCACAATGACGGATGTCTACGTTGTCTGGCACCTCCTTCAGCACGCCAAGGGGCTCAAGCGAACGTTCTCCATTGACATGCAGGACACGTGTGTTCCCCTCAGTGGTCTCAAGGAGCTGGTGGCGTTGGACTGCGTCACGTCATTCCG GGCACCTACAATGGATACCATTGACCTGTGGGAGGACTTGCATCGCAGCAGTGATGAGCTGAGCTTGAAAAATGCCATTGAAAAGTTCACCATAGACCCATTTAAGGCCTCACAAGTGGGTCACATAGAGAACCTGGTCCTCCTTGTCCAGATCCACAGAGAGAAGAAGCTGCCGATGAG CGATGCTGAGGCAGCTCTGGAGGACGGAATCCCTGCAGTGAGGCATCTTCACAAACTGGATTATGA GCTCGGCCAGCAGAACGGACCCGGGGCTTTTCACAAACTCACTGGGATCTTACCTGCTCTCCAGTCTCTTCAGCACCTAGA TCTGGAGAATAATAAAATCGGAGACCGTGAAGCTGAAGAGCTGGCGGGTGTCCTTCACTCTCTGTCGTCTCTGAAGATGCTGAA TCTGTCTCAGAACTGTATTGGAGACGCCGGAGTGGAGAAACTGGCCCAGGCTCTGTCAGCGGCCTCCTCACTGCAGAGTCTCAG CCTCTACGGGAATCTGATCGCGGACAGCGGAGCTGAAAACCTGGCCTCCGTTCTACCAGCCATGAAGTCCCTGCTGGATCTGGA CGTCAAGTACAACAAGTTCACAGACGTTGGCGCCAAGAAGCTCAGCGCGGCCTTAAAAAGCTCCCCGAGCATGAAGTCCCTTCA AATGTGGAACAACTGCATCCCTCTTGGGGTTTTCGATCATCTCCGGCTTCAGGACCCCAGGATCAGAGCTCTGTAA